The genomic interval gcacgaggtctcagcacagctcccctcTGAGCACAACAAACCCACGGCAGGAGGACAGGGGGGTGTTTTTCcgagttttattttaaagtcatAATTGAAGCTTAACAAAGTCTGACCCCTCAATCAGTGCAAGAGCTGTGGGGGTAACAGTGATGCCCAGGAAGCCCCGCTACCGCGGCCTCGTCCACAGGAGCTCCGGCTCTCTTGGATCCGTGTGCGCCCCACAGGGCTCAGCAACAACTGACCACAGGCAACCTCAAAAGAATGTTTGTTTATTGGGGAAGGGTTTCCCTCCGTGGGGGAGGGAACAGGAGATCAGGGCCTGTGGCTGGGGGCCGATGAACCCTGCGAGCCCCCCGCTCCCAGTACAGACATGCAGGTACTTataaaagaaaggcagaggggGGACCGGGGCCGCGTGGGGCAGCTCTCCTCAGACAGCATTTTCCCTaaggacaaataaaaaaaaacatagagcCAGGCCAGAGGTCACGGGAAACCGTCGTCATCGTCCTCTGCCATCTCCTTTGCGAACTCCAGGTCCTGCTGCTCGCGCTCCCGGCGCTCCTGGAAAGCAAAGGCCAACGTTGGGGATGGAGCTGCGGAACGAAGCCGGCCCCATCCtggagccagcagggagagggcgAGAGCTCACCTCTGCAGATTCCAAGTCCTTGTTGTAAGATTTGGGCGGGAACCTCATGGCCTGAAAGCCAAGGGAGGTGAGAAGCCGTGAGCTGAGAAGcgcttctgctctgccctgctgctcctccactcacagcagctctgctgcagcccgaGCCAAACTGCCTCCTCTCTCTGTGCCACCCCGGTGCTTCCTCAGCCCCCCGGGGTCCCCACTGAGCTGCGCTGCGCTCACCTTGACCGACATGTTGTGGATGTCGAGGCAGAAGGAGATGCGCTGGTGGAACGCCAGCTGGGGCTCCCGGGTCGAGTAGATGTCGATCATCTCTTTTGACTGCACGTAGCCCTTCTCGTGGTTAATGCTGGCCTCAATCACGCCATCCCGGATGGCCTGCGAGCCAGAGAGCGGTCAGGGCAACTCCACCTCCCCACCTCCCAGGGCggaggcagcagctcagagcaaagCAAGGCGCTGGGGAGCAGCGAGCTCAGGACAGCGCACAGAGATGGGAGTCGGTGCCCAACCAAAAACCAGCAGCCCTGGGAAGGGAGGGTGGTGGGGGCAGGGCAGGAGAGGCCTGGCGGGAGCGGGGGGCAGCCCGGGTCCCAGCAGGGATGAGGCTTCCTGCACAGCTACCTTGGCAACGATGAACTCTGCATCCTCGGGGCTGTCGAGCTGCAGCTTCTGGGCAATGTCAGCCAGGGAGATGCGGGAGTAGGAGAGGCTGATCATGCGGACGcctggggaggaggggaaacaCGAGTGGAGCCCCACACCATGCAGCGCAGGGCGGCAGCCTCCCACCAGGCCTCTGGTGGTGGCACGGTCCCCAACCGCCACACCTCCTACCCGTCTTGATGACGTTGTGCCTCAAACGAATGATCAGAGTGTAGGTGCCATCAGCCTGGAACTTGTCCCCAAACTGATCGAGGACTTGGTTGAACTTGGCCAGGTTCCCGGTCCTGACGGCTGCAGGGGAAGGTGGAGGAGAAAATgggtgagggagggagggagggagggctgGGGTGTGGTGGGAAGACAGGGCTGCCATCTGCCACCCGCCCCGTtcaagaggaaaggagaagccGGCCCTTCGGAAACTGCTGACTGCTGCAGCAGATGGGCACCAATCAGACTGGGGAGAGGaaccccagcagcaccccagcTCCCCCCCGAGACTTTCCTTGAAGCAGGATCGGGGCAggggcccagcagcagcaccgtACCCTGAGTCAGCAGGAAGTACGGCATGAGCGAGCGCTTCAGGGACGGCTGTCTGAACTGCAGCCTATCCGGGATCTCCCcgagcagcagctccaccacGATGAGCAGCTTGTGCACCTTGCATGGAAACAGCTCCTGAGCCCCCGAGGCCAGGCTGAGTCCAGGGGCGGCTTCCCCACGGAGCGCAGACCCCATGGGAGCACGGCAGGCTGCTGCTTACTGTCTGCTTGAAGCCAACGGCCGTGTGCTGCGGTGCCTTCCGCAGGGCGTTCGTCATGGTCCTCCTGGCCTCCGAGTACTCCAGCTGAATGGCCTTGATGCGCCCTGGGAGGGGGACAGCGTTCACATGGGGCTGAAAGCTCATCCCCAGCTGCTCCAGGAGCTTCTCTGCAGGACCGCAATCCCGTGTGCACCCTGAGCTGCCAGCACCACGCAGAACCCTCTGCATCTCACCTGTGTAATAGAGGTACCGGGCCCACTCGTTGTTGTTGGCCTGCTCGGGAAACACAGACTTGGAGACGAGTTTCTCTGCTTGGTCGTAAAGGTTGTAGTGGAGATAATTCCTCAGCAGCAGGTTGAGCAGCGTGGCCTGGCCATCTGCGTCGTGGCGCAGTGTGGCTGTCCGCAGGCGGGCGTGCAGGAAGCTGCAGGGGAGGGAGAGAGTGTGcaggggaaagggagagaacACAGGGAGAGCCTGGCCGTGCGGGGTCAGCCCTACCTCCTGACCACATCGAGTTTATTCAGGAATTCATAGATGCGGGAGTGGTAGTAATAACACTTTGCCACCACCAGGTCGAGGGCCCGGCGGTTTTGGGAGCTGATCTTTTGCATCAGGTCATCAGACACTTTTTGAGCCTGCAGGAAGGAAACTGAGGTCAGAGAAGAGGAACGGCGGCCcgggaggagcagcaggagcccGGAGGCTGCCCCAGGCTGGAACAGAGGGGAGGCAGGTCCCAAGGCTCCCAGCAGTGCCACGCAAAGGGCTCAGGTTTAGAGCCGCATCTCGGGGCGCCTCACCTCCGGATATCGCTTGCTGTTCATCAGGTAGATAacgaggagcagctgcaggtaAGCCTCCACTTCTGGCAAGAGAGGAGCCGAGGCCGCCTTCCCCATCCGCGGGCGAAACTGCAGCTCAGCTTCTGtgtccatgggctgcagggggcaGAGACGTGCCAGACGTCAGCCCGGCCCACCCAGAGCTCGCATCCCATCCCACACGGCCCCTCGTCCCCCTCCCGCCCCACACGGCAGCTGCCGGGGCTCCGCGGGGGCGCAGCGCGGTCCCCACAGCCGCACCTCCTCCAGGAAGCCAAGAAGGAAATCCCGCACGGCGCCGTTGGAGGTGAAGAAGCCGTTGACGGCCTTGTGGAGCACGTTGGCGTTCAGACGGCGGGACGTAGAGGGCAGCGCCCGCAGCGCCCGCAGGACGTAACGCGGCTCCTTCCCCGACACGGCCTTCTCCAGCTGCTTCACGTGCTCCTTGATGTCTGCGGGGCACAGTCAGGGCACGGCGCGCCGTGCCGCCCTCGGGGCTCAGCACGGCCCCCCCTCCACCGCCCCCCAACCCTCAGCTCAGACCCCCGCCCGCACGCCCCCCCCCGTCCGCCGCTCACCCTCCAGCGTGATGGCATCCAACTCCCGCTGGGGCTGCCGCTCCCCTCCCGCCTCCCCCGCCGGCACCGCCGCCGTTTCCTCCTGCATCTCCACGTCGGGAGGGGCGGGCGGCGGTCCGTCGGGAGGCGCCTTGGCCTTTTCCCCGCGCCGCCGGGCCGCCCCGTCCTGCTTCATGGCCGGGCCGCGCCGGTGACACTGCAACACGCGCGGGGTGCGCCGGGACGGGGCAGGCGCGACCAATCGCCGCAGAGCCTTCCCGCCAGACCTGAGCGATCGAGCGCCGAGCTCAGCGCCTACTCGGTTACTTCCGCCGGGGGCGCTCGGGAGTTTCCGGTAAGCTCTCGGGTATTTCCGGTCGCCTCTCGGCTGCTTTCGTCACTTTCGCGGCGCATGCGCGCTCGCTTGCTGCCTGCGCGGAAGCACGTGGCCGCGTTCGGAGCTGGCGGCGCGGCGCTCCCCGGCCCCGGAGCTGCGTGTGACGGTGAGGGGGGCGAGCGGCCGCCAGGCTGCGGGGCGCCTCCTTCCCTACTGCGCTTTGAATGGGGACAAAAGCACTGCTGGCACCCAGCTTTCGGGCTCTGTTAGTTCTGTTGCTTTAAGCCTGCTTGGAATCGAGTGGGAAAAGGAGCAGTGAGCTCTTCAAAACCAAACCGAACCGAACCACCTTGCTGTGCTTGCAACTTGAATAAAGAAACTCTGTGGAATTGCTTTTTAATCGTATCAGGTAATTCCCTTTCAATCAGCCCAAACAGGGGGACCCGCATCGCCCATCAGGATGCACTCAGGTAGTGCAGTGCATGCAGGGCTGCGTACAGAGCTGCCAGGGATGGgaagttttcctttttacagACAGCAGCGCTGCTCCCCTGCAGCTCCACCCCGCTCATCTCCAGCACTGCCGTggtcagctgctgctgctgctgctgctggctgaaggAGGAGAGCaaaccagcagcagtgctgtgctctgccttcGGCTCCAGGATGCTCCTCACCTTTGCAAcaacagaagaagcaaaatCAGCAATCCGCAGTTGGAAGTTAAGGCTCCATGATCTCTTCTGTCATCTGCAGCTGTACTGAACTGTGCACGTTTACATACTTCTCACCCTTTACATTTTTGATTCCTGCCACGTTTGGAGCAGCGGCTCATTTCCCTCTCCCCAGGGTTTCCTCAAGCTGTGATACACTGCCAGCATCCCATAACATGAACGTTGCTTTGCTTGAACTCCCATTACCCCCACCCTCTGTTTAGAGCCAGCCATCAATGCTGTATATTTCTCACCAGTTTAAGCTGTTGGGGCACAATCTTCACTTCCCAAGACtccagcagtagcagcagctgATCCTCTGTTAACTCTGGATCATTGAGAGAGATTTGTGCCACGAAGGCAGCGAATCACCCCGGGGCGTTTGCAGAGGTGAGAAGGCTGACCTGGGTCCTGCATTGGGTGCCTGCATTCTCAGCAGTTCTCTGGGCACTTCAAACTGCATGAATTGCACGGCCTCCCTATGGGACGAATGCAGGCATcgctctgtgcctgcagcccttACCAGTGAAGGCATCCAGAGTGTAGGAGATGGCTTCTGTCAGGCTGAGGAGATCACAGCGGGCAGAAATCCGAAGTGTGCGGAGCAGAACGTCCAAATCTGGGCTCTGTGTTGTCAGCTCACAGTTATCAGGGTCATCGAGGACTGCTTCCACCTGTGAGAAAAAGGGGAGGAACTCGCAGGGTTTACTGAAGTTCCTGCAAGGGCTTCTTTGCAATACAACCACAGAGCCAAGAATCCCAGCATCTCTGTCATTCTGGGTGGGGATGAGGGCTGGGTGAACGTGGGGAGCTGCCCCAGCTGTGTGCACAAAGCCTTATGGAGATGTGATCACAGGTAAAGTCTTTGGACTCACAAACTCTGCTTACCTTCTCGCTCAGCTCCTCCAGGAGGTTCCTGTCTCTCATCACAGCTTTGATGGACTTCACAACGATGGCATTCAGCTCATCAGCCAGCTGGGACAGAACGTGACACTTCTCCTTGACTTCTTTCTCCAGTGCATCTACTTCTCTGTGTGCAAAACCTGCAAGCCAGAAAGTGACCAAATATTGCACTTTTAAATGAGGCAATTCTGCAGTGATTGCCAGCCCTGTACAGAGAATCTAAAACGCTTCTGTGAATATTGTCAAAGTAAATGATGCTCAGATTTGTGTTGGACGGTTGTGGCTCAGGTTGTAGGCagtaagcagcagcagctctgggggttTGTGAGTGTCCCAGGGGATCCCATCCTTCCCAGATGGGTAACAGCAGTGCAAAGAGGGATTAAAACACAGTGCTTACCGTCAGACTCAAACGTTGGTTGATTATTCTCTGGAAAGTGGTTGATACCTGTAACAGTACGAAGATGGAATTGCTGGGTTAGAAAACACCTGGAGCTGGATGGGTGGtg from Lagopus muta isolate bLagMut1 chromosome 25, bLagMut1 primary, whole genome shotgun sequence carries:
- the PSMD3 gene encoding 26S proteasome non-ATPase regulatory subunit 3; protein product: MKQDGAARRRGEKAKAPPDGPPPAPPDVEMQEETAAVPAGEAGGERQPQRELDAITLEDIKEHVKQLEKAVSGKEPRYVLRALRALPSTSRRLNANVLHKAVNGFFTSNGAVRDFLLGFLEEPMDTEAELQFRPRMGKAASAPLLPEVEAYLQLLLVIYLMNSKRYPEAQKVSDDLMQKISSQNRRALDLVVAKCYYYHSRIYEFLNKLDVVRSFLHARLRTATLRHDADGQATLLNLLLRNYLHYNLYDQAEKLVSKSVFPEQANNNEWARYLYYTGRIKAIQLEYSEARRTMTNALRKAPQHTAVGFKQTVHKLLIVVELLLGEIPDRLQFRQPSLKRSLMPYFLLTQAVRTGNLAKFNQVLDQFGDKFQADGTYTLIIRLRHNVIKTGVRMISLSYSRISLADIAQKLQLDSPEDAEFIVAKAIRDGVIEASINHEKGYVQSKEMIDIYSTREPQLAFHQRISFCLDIHNMSVKAMRFPPKSYNKDLESAEERREREQQDLEFAKEMAEDDDDGFP